In the genome of Nonomuraea sp. NBC_00507, the window GCGTGTGGCCCCTGGCTGGCCAGCTCGCCGAGTACGCCGCCTGGCTGCGCATCGTCCAGTTACCCACCTACGCGCTCGAGTTGAGTCCCCGTCGAGTGGTGTCTGCCCCTGCCCCGGCGCGACCTACGACTTCAACCTGTGTGTATCTGCCACTTTCAGGTGGAGCTTTGGGGCGAATGTCTGCATGTGCCTGGTGTGCCATACTTTCTGCGGAGTTCAGGGAACTTGTTGGGGAACTGTTCGACATACAGCTCCGTTCACATTTCGTTCCTTCTTGTAAACCATGCGACTCTCCGGAGGACGTGCGTGCCCGACATCGGCTCGATCTTGGATGGCTCGCTGGCCATACCGTTCGGTCTGGGCCATATCCCCACATGGTTGCTTGCGGTGTTGGATCTTCTTGGCCTGGCTGTGATCATCAAGATCGTTTCAGCTTTGGTGCGAGGGTCAAGGGGACGTCACGGCAAGCCGGACCACAACGAACGGGCCGCTCTCGGCAGCATACTCGGTGGCGTCGGTCAAGTTGTGGGCACTGTGGTCGCCATATGTACGCTCATCACGACCGTATGGATCTGGCGAGACCAGGTCGAGCGAGAGGAAAGGAAGCGTCTTGAAGAGATCCAGAGGCAGGCGGAGCAAAGTCAGGAGAGTGCAAGGCTGCGTCTTGAAGAGATCCAGAGGCAGGCCCAGCAAAGTCACGAGAGTGAAAGGCGGGAGCATGCGGCCTTCGCTGCTCGTGTCTCGGTGCTTTCATACGGTGATCCTGCTGGCATGAAGATCGTCATACGCAACGCCAACTCGGCCGGTGTCAGTGTCCTGGTGTTGTCCCTAGTCGGCAAACGAAAGGACCGGCAGAACGTTGAGATCTTCGTGCCTCCATGCAATCAGGCAAGCTTCCTAATTGTGACGCCGACCTCGTGGACGGCTACAGTCCGCAAGGGCGGACAGGATTGGCTTCCCGGTGCCGATCCAGTCCTTATCGCGCGAGAGTGGCTCTTTAACACGTACGGCGCTACAGACGGGAAGATCTATACGGGGCGTGTTCCGGCTACTTTCGAACCTATCGGTATGTGTTGAGCCACCCACGGCATCTGGGCGGCGGACCCACCGCCCGAGCGTCGAGCTGCCGGACGCCGGTTGGACGATGCTGGTCTCGAAGCCTTGGCGATCATGGCGTGTGCTGAAAACCCGGTGACCCCGAATTAGTGCCTGGCTTGGGGAAGCGCCTCTAAGATCATCCCCTATATGTCCCCTGATTATGGTCTTCTGGCTGCATATGAGGGCCCTCAGCGGCCTACCAAGGTCCACCAAGCAAAAGACCTACGGCCAAGAAACCACAGGTCAGAGGCCGAAATGCCGGTGGAGAAGAGTGCCCCCGGCAGGGTTTGAACCTGCGGCACCCGCTTCGGAGAGCTCGAGCCGTACAGAGTCCAGTATGCCCACTAATAGGCGATATACGGCTGTCGTTCGACGTCCATCGCGTCCTCCGCAATAGCCTCTCGTCACCCATCACTTGACTGCTGTATGGCCTGGTCGGAGCGACCTCCGTAGCGAGAGCCTCGCAGGGCGTTCCTGCACTACGGATGCGGGTGTCTTCATGGAATTGGCGTTGCTACAGTCGGCTCGGCCTGGGCGGCCTCCGTTTTAGCCCTAACCAGTCGCCGGCCAAGCCGACGTGGATGCCCCCTCAAGAGTGAGAAGCGGCTTTACCTTATCCGCGCCCCATGCCTTGCCTAGGAAGCCGGCCGGTTGCCATACGTACTTCTCAGTGGCGGCCACGGCCCGTGCCCTTCGCGAGAGAGCAGGACGTTTCGGCGTTTTTGCCCCGCTTGTACATGTCGTTGACTGTCCGTCCAGGCACGCCGGTGATGGGTCCGCAATTGCCGTGCCGGATAACGCGGTCAGGCCGAGCGCCGTGCCGTGAGAAGTCAGATGATCATTGCGCCAATCTATGGGACGGGAACCCTGTCTGTGTTGCCCTCGCCGCTGCGGCCGGTCACTACCTCGATCAGGCGTAGGAGCAGCTCACCCCCGAGCTGGCGGACCATTTCGGGTTCGGACCGCATGAGCTCGTCTCTGATTTGTACCGAAGTCGAGAACTTGTCCGCGATTTCCAGGATGGCCACCCGCTCGCGCTCCAGGATTCGACCGCATGTCTCGGTCGGATGCAACGGCGTAAAGGTGTTCGGGTCGTCGGTGAAGATCATGTAGAACGGTGAGGAGTCACCCCTGTCCATGAAAACCTCCTGGCGTGGTTGGCTTTGACGCTAGGAAGAGTCCGCACCGCAGGTCCATGAACGTTCCCTGGCGGGAACCTGACGGCAGACCGCGGGAACCTGCCCGATCCGCCCTGCGATCCTGGGCACCTGACGATCTCGATATCTAGGCTGGAGCCCGTTTGCATCGGCTGCCCGCTGGTTGCCGCTGTAGTCGTGGAGAAGGGACATCCTGCCACCGGTGGCCGTCCATGTCGTGGTTGTCGACCCTCTGCCCATGTATCGCCAGGGGGTCGCAGCCGTCCTGTCCACGGCGGGCCATGTGGTCGAGTCCCCGGCCGACGTGCTGGCGTGGGTGCGCCAGGAGCAGCGTGGCGTGGTGTTGCTGACCCTCGTACGCGAGCAGGACTGGGAACTGCTCGGGCGGCTACACGACGCGGGCGGCGGGCACGGCGTGATCGCGCTGATCGCGGAGGAGTCCATCGTGCTCGGGACGCGGGCGGTGAGGGCCGGCGCCCGCTCCGTACTGCCGCGCGAGGTGACGGCGGCCGTGCTGCGGCGCACGGTGGAGGCTACGTTCGATGGGCAGGCGGTCCTGCCGGCGGGTGTGCTCACCGCGCTCGCCACCGGGGCGCACCGAGCCGATGTCGGCCCGCAGACGCTCAGCCCGCAACAGCTCTCGTGGCTGAGACAACTCGCCGAAGGCATGACGGTGGCCGAACTGGCTGACCGGGCCGGCTACTCCGAGCGCGCGATGTTCCGGCTGCTCCAGGCGCTCTACCGGGAGATGGGCGTCTCCACGCGCATCCAGGCGATCGTGCGCGCGCAGGAACGGGGCTGGCTCGCAGCCGTGACTGACCTGCTCGAGGACGCGGAGCAGGGGCTCAGGGGCACCCGCCGCTGAGACCGCCCGCCGCCGTGCTCACGATCCGCTGGTACGCACCTGCGCCGCGGCGAGAACGTCGATGACCGGCCGCA includes:
- a CDS encoding response regulator transcription factor — encoded protein: MYRQGVAAVLSTAGHVVESPADVLAWVRQEQRGVVLLTLVREQDWELLGRLHDAGGGHGVIALIAEESIVLGTRAVRAGARSVLPREVTAAVLRRTVEATFDGQAVLPAGVLTALATGAHRADVGPQTLSPQQLSWLRQLAEGMTVAELADRAGYSERAMFRLLQALYREMGVSTRIQAIVRAQERGWLAAVTDLLEDAEQGLRGTRR